Proteins from one Sordaria macrospora chromosome 1, complete sequence genomic window:
- a CDS encoding 60S ribosomal protein eL37 codes for MTKGTSSFGKRHTKTHGLCRRCGRRSLHNQKKVCASCGYPAAKTRKYNWSEKAKRRKTTGTGRLRYLSTVSRKFKNGFQTGVPKGSKAPVAA; via the exons ATGA CTAAGGGAACTTCGAGCTTTGGCAAGCG CCACACCAAGACCCACGGTCTTTGCAGACGTTGCGG TCGCCGTTCGCTCCACAACCAGAAGAAGGTCTGCGCTTCTTGCGGCTACCCTGCCGCCAAGACCCGCAAGT ACAACTGGTCTGAGAAGGCTAAGCGCAGAAAGACCACCGGCACTGGTCGCCTCCGTTACCTCAGCACCGTCTCTCGCAAGTTCAAGAACGGCTTCCAGACCGGTGTCCCCAAGGGCTCCAAGGCTCCCGTCGCTGCTTAA